One part of the Theropithecus gelada isolate Dixy chromosome 5, Tgel_1.0, whole genome shotgun sequence genome encodes these proteins:
- the ANKRD37 gene encoding ankyrin repeat domain-containing protein 37 isoform X2, translating to MLLLDCNPEVDGLKHLLETGASVNAPPDPCEQSPVHLAAGSGLACFLLWQLQTGADLNQQDVLGEAPLHKAAKVGSLECLSLLVASDAQIDLCNKNGQTAEDLAWSCGFPDCAKFLTTIKCMQTIKPSEHSDRNDRVPVLRQKRSFGSVGNISGKRKC from the exons ATGCTGTTGCTGGATTGCAACCCCGAG GTGGATGGTCTGAAGCATTTGCTGGAGACAGGAGCCTCGGTCAACGCACCCCCGGATCCCTGCGAGCAGTCACCTGTCCACTTAGCCGCAGGAAGCGgccttgcttgctttcttctctGGCAGCTGCAAACGGGCGCTGACCTCAACCAACAG GATGTTTTAGGAGAAGCTCCACTACACAAGGCAGCAAAAGTTGGAAGCCTGGAGTGCCTTAGCCTGCTTGTAGCCAGTGATGCCCAGATTGA tttatgtaATAAGAACGGGCAAACAGCTGAAGATCTCGCTTGGTCATGTGGATTTCCAGACTGTGCCAAGTTTCTTACAACAATTAAATGCATGCAGACAATAAAACCAAGTGAACACTCGGACAGGAATGATCGTGTTCCTGTGCTCAGACAGAAACGAAGTTTTGGAAGTGTAGGAAATATCAGTGGGAAAAGGAAGTGTTG a
- the ANKRD37 gene encoding ankyrin repeat domain-containing protein 37 isoform X1 produces the protein MLLLDCNPEVDGLKHLLETGASVNAPPDPCEQSPVHLAAGSGLACFLLWQLQTGADLNQQDVLGEAPLHKAAKVGSLECLSLLVASDAQIDLCNKNGQTAEDLAWSCGFPDCAKFLTTIKCMQTIKPSEHSDRNDRVPVLRQKRSFGSVGNISGKRKCW, from the exons ATGCTGTTGCTGGATTGCAACCCCGAG GTGGATGGTCTGAAGCATTTGCTGGAGACAGGAGCCTCGGTCAACGCACCCCCGGATCCCTGCGAGCAGTCACCTGTCCACTTAGCCGCAGGAAGCGgccttgcttgctttcttctctGGCAGCTGCAAACGGGCGCTGACCTCAACCAACAG GATGTTTTAGGAGAAGCTCCACTACACAAGGCAGCAAAAGTTGGAAGCCTGGAGTGCCTTAGCCTGCTTGTAGCCAGTGATGCCCAGATTGA tttatgtaATAAGAACGGGCAAACAGCTGAAGATCTCGCTTGGTCATGTGGATTTCCAGACTGTGCCAAGTTTCTTACAACAATTAAATGCATGCAGACAATAAAACCAAGTGAACACTCGGACAGGAATGATCGTGTTCCTGTGCTCAGACAGAAACGAAGTTTTGGAAGTGTAGGAAATATCAGTGGGAAAAGGAAGTGTTGGTAA